In Armatimonadota bacterium, the following are encoded in one genomic region:
- the fliF gene encoding flagellar basal-body MS-ring/collar protein FliF, whose protein sequence is MEQLAKFGPFQAVGKFWNALTGTQRFISVIFISTSIVLLIVVSVLATRPRMEVLFAGLESTDAGAIVSKLQEKGIPYEISGGGSVIKVPERSVHEMRLAMATQGLPQGGNVGFEIFDKTTFGMTEFSQRLNYQRALQGELSRTISQLDMVDQARVHISIPEPSVFKKDNKEASASVVVKLRPGGRLESEQVAGIVHLVASAVSGLDADHVTVIDTHGNVLSEAGESETGIDPRLSASQSQLKRNYERQVEKDLQAMLDRVVGPNKAVVKVNARMNFDRRETSSETYIPVGNGRGILLSEEHEEETYGGNSGTVGGVVGITGNVRPSVSRTVGQNAGYSRIQTSNKYQVSKTTEHVIRAAGSVDQLSVAVVLDQKVDASRIPAIQSAVEAAVGADPKRGDRVIVQSIPFDDSATKLEKEMNAAAAKQNYLSIGKSILGVLLLFGFLFFLKRTVSQIKVSIPEPPMPSTASPQTAQVMTGKEYMTPQSVPNEVVIQSIGQKSPEEVAQVIKSWISKS, encoded by the coding sequence GTTGTATCGGTTTTAGCTACAAGGCCAAGAATGGAGGTACTTTTTGCAGGGTTGGAATCCACCGATGCCGGCGCAATTGTTTCTAAGCTTCAGGAAAAAGGAATTCCTTATGAAATTAGTGGCGGCGGCTCTGTTATCAAAGTACCTGAGCGAAGCGTTCATGAGATGCGTTTGGCTATGGCGACTCAAGGCTTGCCTCAAGGTGGAAATGTTGGATTTGAAATCTTTGACAAGACAACCTTTGGGATGACGGAGTTTTCACAGCGCTTGAATTACCAGCGTGCATTGCAGGGCGAACTGAGTCGAACAATTAGCCAGCTCGATATGGTTGATCAGGCAAGAGTTCATATTTCTATCCCGGAGCCAAGCGTCTTTAAGAAAGACAATAAGGAGGCGTCGGCGTCTGTGGTAGTCAAGCTGCGCCCTGGCGGGAGGTTGGAATCTGAGCAGGTAGCTGGCATAGTGCATCTTGTTGCGTCTGCAGTTTCTGGGTTAGACGCAGACCACGTGACCGTTATTGATACCCATGGCAATGTGCTCTCAGAAGCTGGTGAGTCTGAAACCGGAATTGACCCTCGACTTAGTGCTTCTCAATCTCAGCTCAAGAGGAACTACGAACGCCAAGTTGAGAAGGACCTTCAGGCCATGCTTGACCGTGTTGTTGGGCCCAACAAAGCAGTTGTAAAGGTAAATGCAAGGATGAACTTTGATCGCCGTGAAACAAGCAGTGAAACTTATATTCCGGTGGGAAATGGCAGAGGCATACTTTTGAGCGAAGAGCACGAAGAAGAAACGTATGGCGGCAATTCCGGGACTGTGGGCGGTGTTGTCGGAATAACGGGCAACGTTCGGCCCTCCGTTTCGAGGACCGTTGGGCAAAATGCAGGCTATTCCCGCATTCAAACAAGCAACAAATATCAGGTTTCCAAGACAACTGAGCATGTGATTAGGGCGGCTGGATCGGTGGACCAACTTTCGGTTGCTGTAGTGCTTGATCAAAAAGTTGATGCATCGAGGATACCAGCTATTCAAAGCGCTGTTGAGGCGGCGGTTGGCGCAGATCCTAAGAGAGGTGATAGAGTAATCGTACAGAGCATACCCTTTGATGATTCCGCAACAAAACTAGAGAAAGAAATGAATGCGGCAGCCGCAAAGCAAAACTATCTGTCAATTGGGAAAAGCATTCTTGGGGTACTCCTTCTCTTTGGATTCCTTTTCTTTTTAAAGCGGACTGTTAGTCAAATCAAGGTTAGCATTCCCGAACCACCGATGCCATCAACTGCGTCGCCTCAGACAGCTCAGGTCATGACCGGCAAAGAATATATGACACCTCAGTCGGTTCCAAACGAGGTGGTAATACAAAGTATTGGGCAAAAGAGTCCCGAAGAAGTAGCCCAAGTTATTAAATCGTGGATTTCAAAATCGTAA
- the fliG gene encoding flagellar motor switch protein FliG, whose protein sequence is MTTQDSLNGLQKASILLMSLGASASAEILKHLSEQEIEMLTRAIVQTERVDQEVRDMVLEEFQRELAVAETSLTGGKDFAVQVLEQALGQEKASKLITHSSKSTSGNTLQSVWDIEPEKLAKTIGNEHPQIVSLLLLNLPPNTAAGVLSKLDPEYQAEVATRICTMGEVDPGVIAEIEAALRPKESGVAVEEVELLSGPAALVDILNNVDRVTERAVLEAMNARDEATWQQVRKMMFLFEDIVKLSDRSVQLVLREIDQDDLRLAVKGCQDEIKEVIFRNMSERAVESLKEDLELMEKVKQKDIDEAQQRIASVVRRMLASGEITLDEDEESEMPAEESVTEGDKVEQPNQS, encoded by the coding sequence GTGACTACCCAAGATTCATTAAATGGTCTTCAAAAAGCATCTATTCTATTAATGTCGCTGGGTGCCTCTGCATCCGCGGAGATACTAAAGCACTTAAGTGAGCAAGAAATCGAGATGCTCACAAGAGCGATTGTTCAAACTGAGCGTGTCGACCAAGAGGTCCGTGACATGGTGCTAGAAGAATTCCAGCGCGAACTTGCAGTTGCAGAGACCTCTTTGACCGGCGGCAAAGATTTTGCGGTACAAGTGCTCGAGCAGGCATTGGGCCAAGAAAAAGCAAGCAAACTTATTACACATTCGAGTAAGTCAACTTCTGGGAATACCCTACAGTCAGTTTGGGACATAGAGCCGGAAAAATTGGCAAAAACAATCGGCAATGAACACCCTCAAATTGTTTCTTTGCTACTCCTGAACCTCCCGCCAAATACTGCGGCAGGGGTACTCTCAAAGCTTGATCCAGAATATCAAGCGGAGGTAGCTACTCGCATATGTACGATGGGCGAAGTAGATCCTGGGGTCATAGCAGAAATTGAGGCTGCATTGAGGCCCAAAGAGTCAGGCGTAGCTGTTGAAGAGGTAGAGTTGTTGTCTGGCCCAGCTGCCCTTGTTGATATTCTAAATAACGTTGACCGCGTAACTGAGCGAGCCGTTCTCGAGGCAATGAACGCCAGGGATGAAGCTACGTGGCAGCAAGTTCGCAAGATGATGTTCCTATTTGAGGATATTGTTAAGCTCAGCGACAGGTCTGTACAGCTGGTGCTGAGGGAAATTGACCAGGATGACTTGCGCCTTGCTGTAAAGGGTTGTCAAGATGAAATAAAAGAAGTCATATTTCGCAACATGTCTGAACGTGCAGTAGAGAGTTTGAAGGAAGACCTTGAATTAATGGAAAAGGTCAAGCAAAAGGATATAGACGAAGCCCAACAGCGGATTGCCTCGGTGGTCAGGCGGATGCTGGCTAGCGGCGAAATTACGCTTGATGAAGATGAAGAGTCAGAAATGCCTGCAGAGGAATCGGTTACTGAGGGAGACAAAGTTGAACAGCCTAATCAAAGCTAA
- a CDS encoding FliH/SctL family protein encodes MNSLIKAKVVAQSEPVYIVACDTEIKKRRKRSTSSPQDQARAVVESAKEEAAQILENANREAEAIRAAAYNEGYQAGLRELNAEKEALAERAALVEKEAEKQLAEFWAEIEPELLKLAVEIAEKIIRHELAENNKYVLSTVKTALYQLRDRREIKIRVNPNDYELVRSHKDELVCSFDGVHELEIIEDRRVDQGGCVIESANGELDARIATQLAEVERALMEAAHNG; translated from the coding sequence TTGAACAGCCTAATCAAAGCTAAAGTAGTTGCTCAAAGTGAGCCGGTATACATTGTTGCTTGTGATACTGAAATAAAGAAGAGACGGAAAAGAAGTACTTCCTCGCCTCAGGACCAGGCTCGTGCGGTTGTGGAGAGTGCCAAAGAAGAAGCAGCACAAATTTTGGAGAATGCCAATCGCGAGGCAGAGGCAATCCGCGCTGCGGCTTACAATGAAGGCTACCAGGCTGGCCTTAGGGAGTTAAATGCTGAAAAGGAGGCTTTAGCTGAGCGGGCGGCTTTGGTAGAGAAGGAGGCAGAAAAGCAGCTTGCTGAATTTTGGGCTGAAATTGAGCCCGAATTGCTGAAGCTTGCAGTGGAAATTGCAGAGAAAATTATACGTCATGAGCTTGCAGAGAACAATAAATACGTGCTTTCAACGGTCAAGACTGCACTTTACCAGCTTCGGGACCGCAGAGAAATCAAGATAAGAGTTAACCCCAATGATTATGAGCTAGTTCGCAGTCATAAAGATGAGCTCGTTTGCTCGTTCGATGGGGTGCATGAGTTGGAAATTATCGAAGACCGTCGAGTTGATCAGGGCGGGTGCGTTATAGAGTCGGCTAACGGAGAACTAGATGCACGGATTGCCACACAGCTTGCCGAGGTAGAGCGAGCACTTATGGAGGCAGCACATAATGGCTAG
- the fliI gene encoding flagellar protein export ATPase FliI — MASTIRRPDLRRYSRVVSKLNTMKLNGKVSQVVGVVIESRGPAARLGEVCEIYASRNAPPVLAEVVGFKEDSVLLMPLGDMDGIALGSDVIARGTSLKVKVGEDLLGRVLDGLGRPIDGGGPITVENELLVNRMPPPALERRRIQERLAFGIRAIDGPLVCGRGQRIGIFAGSGVGKSTLLGMIARNTEADVNVIALVGERGREVRDFLEKDLGPEGLARSVVVVATSDQNAVVRLKGALVATTIAEYFRDKGKEVMLMMDSITRVAWAQREIGLAVGEPPTTRGYTPSVFALLPKLLERSGTAAVGSITGLYTVLVEGDDMNEPVADSVRSILDGHIVLSRDLANRNHYPAIDVLASVSRLMPDIASKEHLEAAGKLRDLLATYRSAEDLINIGAYVDGSNPKIDEAKRKIDDVNNFLIQGTYEDAPFDETVSALVNLIRSEEKA; from the coding sequence ATGGCTAGCACCATTAGACGCCCCGACCTTCGCCGATACAGTCGGGTTGTTAGCAAGCTTAATACTATGAAACTAAACGGCAAGGTTAGCCAGGTTGTTGGCGTTGTTATCGAATCTCGTGGCCCTGCTGCCCGACTAGGTGAGGTGTGCGAGATCTATGCCAGCAGGAACGCACCTCCAGTTCTTGCTGAGGTCGTAGGTTTCAAGGAGGATTCTGTTCTCTTGATGCCTCTCGGTGACATGGATGGGATTGCTCTCGGAAGCGACGTCATTGCAAGGGGAACCTCCCTAAAGGTTAAGGTCGGCGAAGACCTGCTTGGAAGAGTACTTGACGGACTTGGAAGGCCAATTGACGGTGGCGGGCCGATTACAGTAGAGAACGAGCTTCTTGTTAATAGAATGCCGCCGCCTGCTCTTGAACGCCGGCGGATTCAAGAACGCTTGGCATTTGGAATAAGAGCGATTGATGGTCCTTTGGTTTGCGGCAGAGGCCAAAGGATAGGAATATTCGCAGGCAGTGGAGTGGGGAAAAGTACGCTTCTCGGTATGATTGCACGAAACACAGAAGCTGATGTGAACGTGATTGCTTTGGTAGGCGAGCGTGGCCGCGAGGTGCGGGATTTCCTTGAAAAGGATCTTGGGCCGGAAGGTCTTGCTAGGTCGGTTGTTGTCGTTGCAACGTCAGACCAAAATGCAGTTGTCCGCTTGAAGGGTGCTTTGGTAGCTACGACAATCGCGGAGTATTTTCGCGACAAAGGAAAAGAAGTCATGCTTATGATGGATTCGATTACAAGAGTTGCTTGGGCACAGCGTGAGATAGGTTTAGCAGTTGGTGAGCCACCAACAACAAGGGGATACACGCCGTCGGTTTTCGCTTTGCTACCGAAGCTATTGGAACGTTCTGGGACCGCAGCCGTAGGTTCAATCACAGGTTTGTATACAGTTCTTGTGGAAGGCGACGATATGAACGAGCCAGTTGCGGATTCTGTAAGGAGCATACTTGACGGTCACATTGTGCTTTCGAGGGACCTGGCAAATCGAAACCACTATCCTGCAATTGATGTGCTTGCAAGTGTTAGTAGGCTGATGCCGGACATAGCCTCAAAGGAGCATTTGGAGGCAGCCGGTAAGTTAAGAGATTTACTAGCAACCTATCGGTCGGCTGAGGACCTAATCAACATAGGCGCGTATGTTGATGGTAGCAACCCAAAGATTGACGAGGCTAAACGCAAGATAGATGATGTGAATAATTTTCTTATACAGGGCACATATGAGGATGCTCCGTTTGATGAGACAGTATCTGCATTAGTAAACCTTATAAGGAGTGAGGAAAAGGCATAA
- the fliJ gene encoding flagellar export protein FliJ, whose translation MKSFRFNLQKVLNYRENVEEILLAELAAIRAAYDRELGRLSEITAARDMFHDAMKRELAYGDPEYIRRAYHYLQDLSKQVDAQQITVHRLAIEKEAKTAEVIKASQDRKILEKLREYKAAEHKQESLREEQKFLDEVAGNKYMRRRAAKRSMGWKNES comes from the coding sequence ATGAAAAGCTTTCGGTTTAATCTCCAGAAGGTTCTTAACTACCGTGAGAATGTGGAAGAAATCCTTTTAGCTGAATTGGCAGCAATTAGGGCGGCATATGACCGTGAGCTTGGACGGCTGAGCGAAATCACTGCTGCGAGGGATATGTTTCATGATGCAATGAAGAGAGAGCTTGCATATGGGGATCCTGAGTACATCCGGAGGGCTTATCACTACCTTCAGGACTTGTCAAAGCAAGTTGATGCTCAGCAGATTACGGTACACAGACTTGCCATTGAGAAGGAAGCGAAAACAGCGGAGGTTATTAAGGCATCTCAGGATCGAAAAATATTGGAGAAGTTGCGTGAGTATAAAGCGGCCGAGCATAAACAAGAGTCGCTCAGGGAGGAACAGAAGTTCCTGGATGAAGTTGCTGGAAATAAATACATGCGAAGACGAGCAGCGAAAAGATCCATGGGGTGGAAAAATGAATCTTGA
- a CDS encoding lytic transglycosylase domain-containing protein, translating into MNLENVEAVKARIAEIRKRFVDPVERFSQSSHCAFECFLKRAKISNVPVCPEDLEPLINQAAEKYGIDSSIIKAIISVESGFSQSAVSRVGAVGLMQLMPGTARALGVDPSDPAQNIDGGTRYLRQQLDRFGTLEKALAAYNAGPGAVLRYGGIPPYTETRNYVEAVLGRIDFYR; encoded by the coding sequence ATGAATCTTGAAAACGTTGAAGCTGTGAAAGCCCGAATAGCAGAAATTCGCAAACGATTTGTGGACCCAGTGGAAAGATTTTCTCAATCGTCGCATTGTGCGTTTGAATGTTTCCTCAAGCGTGCCAAGATTTCCAATGTGCCAGTTTGCCCAGAGGATTTAGAGCCGCTAATTAATCAAGCTGCTGAAAAATATGGCATTGATTCCTCAATAATCAAGGCAATTATCAGTGTGGAATCGGGGTTTTCTCAGTCAGCGGTATCGAGGGTTGGGGCAGTAGGTTTGATGCAGCTTATGCCTGGTACTGCTCGTGCTCTCGGTGTTGACCCAAGCGATCCAGCGCAGAATATAGACGGCGGGACCAGGTATCTTAGGCAGCAGCTTGATCGTTTTGGAACATTGGAAAAAGCATTGGCGGCATATAACGCTGGTCCTGGCGCAGTTTTAAGGTATGGTGGAATTCCACCATACACGGAAACTCGAAACTACGTTGAGGCTGTGTTGGGAAGGATTGATTTTTATCGCTAG
- a CDS encoding flagellar hook-length control protein FliK, with translation MPRGQPDSIGKDDVQSAPPFELIVAHLMGGSDAVVETDEERAGQQVPDVGNGESESAGQLSKTMDASLQIEFLLGSFREAVGEAVPLGSEEDKTLVFDAKQDWMLPKMLGGASSLTSEKPVSVLLSKTASLSTPTQLAPDAARLPSGTEIAMDRAAGELAAIQPTSWSSIADVRRLSNLPDGIQVRDGKVTPQLSSSKSDSRDALLEMLGPKLTLTYSATRSLQLDGSAMLESVPIFLQTGQARELVAFMNTHSDTIERTNLASQSNNASQARTVFAEAGTMPLVKPLVVHESALAAAFSNVQSTAESATPGSSTARSKEDKVVGHAPKGMLVDAQILDEQALISPSKQENRIVAESMMMDAFQDSKDESAIFSKEVTDKQKDGVVGQAAREVPTGVNIQGDQLVRPFERLDGHVPPEPLLRAHIIHQIVRAARMHVSDSTADITLRLDPPNLGVVHLNVVAERGMVTANIRVGTEAVRQALEADLSMLRESLTNAGIHVDAISVTIGDDMTPGWDWQLGEHGNARNYSAQTSGNHAAISRESDIETIQDGMRAVSVGRFDYLA, from the coding sequence ATGCCTCGGGGACAGCCAGATAGTATCGGGAAAGATGACGTTCAGTCTGCACCGCCATTTGAGTTAATTGTGGCACACTTGATGGGCGGCTCAGACGCTGTGGTTGAGACGGATGAGGAAAGGGCTGGACAGCAGGTGCCCGACGTTGGCAATGGTGAAAGTGAGAGCGCCGGCCAACTATCCAAAACGATGGATGCAAGCCTTCAAATCGAGTTCCTGCTGGGGTCCTTCAGAGAAGCGGTTGGCGAAGCAGTTCCATTAGGAAGCGAAGAAGATAAAACGTTGGTTTTTGATGCAAAGCAGGATTGGATGCTACCAAAAATGTTGGGTGGTGCATCTAGCCTGACATCAGAAAAGCCAGTGTCTGTTTTGCTTTCAAAGACTGCCTCGCTATCTACTCCAACGCAACTGGCGCCAGATGCCGCACGGCTTCCTAGCGGTACTGAAATCGCGATGGATAGAGCGGCTGGCGAGTTGGCGGCTATTCAGCCCACGTCTTGGTCTAGCATTGCGGATGTCCGTAGGTTAAGTAACCTACCAGACGGCATTCAGGTTAGAGATGGAAAGGTGACCCCACAGCTATCGTCTTCCAAATCGGATTCACGGGATGCCCTGCTAGAAATGCTGGGGCCTAAACTAACTTTGACCTACAGTGCGACTCGTTCGTTGCAACTCGATGGTTCTGCGATGCTGGAGAGTGTCCCGATTTTTCTTCAAACGGGACAGGCTAGGGAACTGGTTGCGTTTATGAATACGCACTCAGATACCATAGAAAGGACAAACCTGGCCAGTCAATCTAACAATGCATCCCAAGCAAGGACTGTCTTTGCCGAAGCTGGTACCATGCCACTTGTCAAACCTTTGGTTGTGCATGAGTCGGCATTAGCGGCTGCTTTCTCCAATGTACAAAGCACCGCTGAGTCTGCCACTCCAGGTAGCAGTACAGCAAGAAGCAAGGAAGATAAGGTAGTGGGACATGCGCCCAAAGGTATGCTAGTTGATGCCCAAATCCTAGATGAACAGGCTTTGATTAGCCCTAGTAAGCAGGAAAACCGCATCGTAGCGGAATCAATGATGATGGATGCGTTCCAGGATTCAAAAGATGAGTCCGCAATCTTTAGCAAGGAAGTGACCGACAAGCAAAAGGATGGTGTAGTAGGTCAGGCGGCGAGAGAAGTGCCAACCGGAGTTAATATCCAAGGCGACCAGCTTGTGAGACCTTTTGAAAGGTTGGATGGCCATGTGCCGCCAGAGCCATTGCTGAGAGCGCATATCATTCACCAGATTGTCCGTGCTGCAAGGATGCATGTCTCCGATTCTACAGCTGACATTACGTTGCGGTTGGATCCGCCTAACCTAGGAGTTGTGCATCTGAACGTAGTAGCAGAAAGGGGCATGGTAACTGCTAATATAAGAGTTGGCACAGAAGCAGTCAGACAGGCGCTTGAGGCGGACCTCTCGATGCTAAGAGAGTCTTTAACCAACGCGGGCATCCATGTGGATGCAATATCAGTCACAATTGGCGATGATATGACTCCTGGTTGGGATTGGCAGCTTGGTGAGCATGGAAATGCTCGAAATTATAGTGCTCAAACCAGCGGAAATCATGCGGCAATTTCTAGGGAATCCGATATTGAGACTATTCAAGATGGAATGCGCGCAGTTTCCGTTGGTAGATTCGACTATCTAGCGTAG
- a CDS encoding flagellar hook capping FlgD N-terminal domain-containing protein, producing the protein MITPLTEINGASNSNMKAAVEKPLDRDAFLKLLITQLRYQDPLRPMEDKEFIAQLAQFSSLEQMQNMNKSLEVFLQNQTAFQAIGLIGHIVEGIDPESGEKVNGAVKSIRFDGSTILLKVNDRELPLGAISLVQ; encoded by the coding sequence ATGATAACCCCTTTAACTGAAATTAACGGGGCGAGTAACTCAAATATGAAAGCGGCTGTGGAAAAGCCGCTCGACCGCGATGCCTTCTTGAAGCTGCTTATCACTCAATTGAGATATCAGGATCCGCTTAGACCTATGGAAGACAAAGAGTTCATTGCGCAATTAGCTCAGTTTTCAAGCCTAGAGCAAATGCAAAATATGAACAAAAGCTTGGAAGTTTTTCTTCAAAATCAAACGGCTTTCCAAGCTATCGGGCTCATAGGTCATATTGTAGAAGGAATCGATCCTGAAAGTGGAGAGAAGGTAAACGGCGCCGTGAAGAGCATTCGTTTTGATGGTAGCACAATACTTCTCAAAGTCAATGACCGCGAACTGCCTCTCGGCGCAATAAGCCTAGTACAATAG